Proteins found in one Plasmodium malariae genome assembly, chromosome: 13 genomic segment:
- the PmUG01_13060700 gene encoding Plasmodium exported protein, unknown function: MYTTFHFYLFLFIFIAKLRKQRTNFDKSCNKKISFNNTSNIRPNRLLYGESNADSQEAVFNLKKYFKDDFENSSNSLVFKDNSENTYDSLSSIDYLDEVNEELKKKPIQRKKYKLTENNISPLTSPHTNRLDSQFETELPEQLHNEHKRSNIFTRKSKEIITRKTFKDFTPYILSSLFLIMSTITEWSWGIHISYVLLLLSVLYLFYRIFNNINKGFDKISIILNKYFKHTLV; the protein is encoded by the exons atgtatactacattccatttttatttatttttattcatattcatAGCTAAACTACGAAAGCAG CGAACTAACTTTGACAAATcatgcaataaaaaaatcagCTTTAATAATACATCAAATATAAGACCAAACAGATTATTATATGGGGAATCAAATGCAGATTCTCAAGAGGCCGtctttaatttaaaaaaatattttaaagatgATTTTGAGAACTCAAGTAATTCATTAGTGTTTAAGGATAATTCTGAAAATACCTATGATTCATTATCATCTATTGATTACCTTGATGAAGTTAATGAAGAACTAAAGAAAAAACCAATTcaacgaaaaaaatataagttaaCAGAAAATAACATATCACCATTAACAAGTCCACATACAAACAGATTAGATTCACAATTTGAAACAGAACTACCAGAACAATTACATAATGAACATAAAagatcaaatatatttacccGTAAATctaaagaaattattactaGAAAAACGTTTAAGGATTTTACgccatatatattaagctctctctttttaataatgtcTACTATAACTGAGTGGAGTTGGggtatacatatatcatatgtattattgttattatcagtattgtatttattctatagaatatttaacaatattaataagggttttgataaaatatcgataatacttaataaatattttaaacataCATTAGTATAA